In the Nitrospirales bacterium LBB_01 genome, one interval contains:
- a CDS encoding nucleoside 2-deoxyribosyltransferase, which produces MILKTIYLAGPLFSKAERRWVNLIKGYIKRFADDKGLDINIINPQELISYKEICTLGDNAKYEIFNRCRGHLDDVDILVAVLDGSQVDDGTAWEVGYFTKNKQQKQKIVGIRTDVRNAGEFNASTVNAMIECSCDKIVDSIEKLLKTLFIWLYIDIKNGHHQNHPS; this is translated from the coding sequence ATCATTTTGAAAACTATATATTTGGCAGGCCCTTTGTTTTCTAAAGCAGAGCGCAGGTGGGTAAATCTTATAAAGGGTTATATCAAAAGATTTGCCGATGATAAGGGGCTTGATATCAACATAATAAACCCCCAGGAGCTGATAAGCTATAAAGAGATATGCACTTTAGGCGACAATGCAAAGTATGAAATCTTCAATCGCTGCAGGGGTCATCTTGATGATGTGGATATATTGGTAGCAGTCTTAGACGGAAGTCAGGTGGATGACGGAACAGCTTGGGAGGTTGGTTATTTCACTAAAAACAAGCAGCAAAAACAAAAAATAGTCGGCATCAGAACTGATGTAAGAAATGCCGGAGAATTTAACGCATCAACAGTTAACGCCATGATAGAGTGCTCGTGCGACAAAATTGTTGACTCTATCGAAAAACTACTGAAAACTCTATTTATATGGCTATACATTGACATCAAAAACGGTCACCACCAAAACCACCCCTCTTGA
- a CDS encoding flagellar assembly protein FliW, producing MKLSTTRFGAVEVEDNRIISFPRGLIGFKDLTRYCVLPHKEPIKWLHSVDDPDVAFMVSNPFEFFPDYSFKVEDFVEEYLGCYGVENVLVFVILTVTDNKLYVNLKSPIIINTSNMKGAHLVLSDDSIPVRTLVTSPVATQQSVHC from the coding sequence ATGAAGCTCAGTACAACGAGGTTTGGTGCAGTTGAGGTTGAGGACAACAGGATAATCAGTTTTCCCAGGGGTCTGATAGGTTTTAAAGACTTAACGAGGTATTGCGTATTGCCCCACAAGGAGCCAATAAAGTGGCTTCACTCTGTTGATGATCCTGATGTGGCCTTTATGGTGTCAAATCCGTTTGAATTTTTCCCTGACTACTCTTTCAAAGTAGAAGATTTTGTTGAGGAATACCTGGGCTGTTATGGTGTCGAGAACGTCTTAGTGTTTGTAATTTTAACAGTTACCGATAACAAACTGTATGTTAATTTGAAATCACCGATAATAATAAATACGTCAAATATGAAGGGTGCTCACTTAGTGTTAAGTGACGATTCAATACCGGTCAGAACATTAGTGACGTCTCCGGTTGCCACACAACAGTCAGTTCATTGCTGA
- a CDS encoding NAD(P)-dependent oxidoreductase — protein MKESGHNRRVLVTGGAGVIGCELLSILLNNNFTVLSVDKNPLPDEKVELLSLNNPNLTHLIKDLSKDSLEQLIDFKPSAIFHLAAVFERSKESPQFWNINWNENTLLSHRVVDIVREIPSLKSFVFASSYLIYSPELYMCEHQQAPVPLNEESHVNPRNITGASKFYTEKELEFLKEYIAPELRIVNARIYRVYGKGSRDIVSRWVRAALRNEEIQVYNRQNRFDFIYARDVALGLYNLYLSEESCGIVNLGCGISTSIGEVITALSSLISVKQSKDMGQVEQYEASTADIIVLRNLTGWEPETSIQEGIRHIIEYERGIL, from the coding sequence GTGAAAGAAAGCGGACATAATAGACGTGTGCTTGTTACAGGAGGGGCAGGAGTCATAGGATGTGAACTCCTGTCAATCCTATTAAACAATAATTTCACTGTTCTATCCGTTGATAAAAACCCGCTGCCTGATGAAAAAGTTGAGCTTCTGTCACTGAATAATCCAAACCTTACTCACCTGATAAAAGACCTATCAAAAGATTCCTTAGAGCAGCTGATTGATTTTAAACCCTCTGCAATATTTCACCTTGCCGCCGTGTTTGAACGTTCAAAGGAATCCCCGCAGTTTTGGAACATTAACTGGAATGAAAATACGCTTCTTAGCCACCGAGTGGTTGATATTGTAAGAGAAATACCATCACTCAAGAGTTTTGTTTTTGCATCCTCATATCTGATTTATTCACCGGAGCTATATATGTGTGAGCATCAGCAGGCCCCAGTGCCCTTAAATGAAGAGAGCCATGTAAATCCAAGAAATATAACAGGCGCCTCAAAATTTTATACCGAAAAAGAACTTGAATTTCTAAAAGAATACATAGCGCCTGAGCTGCGTATTGTAAATGCAAGAATATATCGGGTTTATGGCAAGGGTTCAAGGGATATTGTCTCAAGATGGGTCAGAGCAGCGCTCAGAAATGAAGAAATTCAGGTGTATAATCGTCAAAACAGATTTGATTTTATATATGCACGGGATGTGGCTCTTGGACTTTATAACTTGTATCTGTCTGAGGAGAGCTGCGGCATTGTTAATCTTGGATGTGGCATAAGTACATCCATCGGAGAGGTTATTACTGCGCTGTCTTCACTAATTTCTGTAAAACAATCAAAAGACATGGGACAGGTTGAACAGTATGAGGCAAGCACGGCCGATATAATTGTGTTACGTAACCTCACGGGCTGGGAGCCTGAGACATCCATACAAGAAGGCATACGGCACATTATAGAATACGAAAGAGGAATTTTGTGA
- a CDS encoding cyclic nucleotide-binding domain-containing protein, producing the protein MKRVAVTETYEDGQPIIKQGTHGEGTYVILSGSVAIKMKVDAVDLVVATLNKGDIFGHMSFIDKQPRSATAVSIGQTKVGIFDMDYLENEINKTSEDFRMIIKALTERLRETTSKLVSLTAKYYQLTGKTE; encoded by the coding sequence ATGAAAAGAGTAGCCGTAACTGAAACATACGAGGACGGACAACCAATAATTAAACAAGGGACACACGGGGAGGGAACATATGTGATTCTTTCCGGTTCTGTTGCAATTAAAATGAAAGTAGATGCGGTAGATTTAGTAGTAGCAACTTTAAACAAAGGCGACATATTTGGTCACATGAGTTTTATAGACAAACAGCCCCGCTCGGCTACAGCTGTTTCAATAGGACAGACAAAAGTTGGTATTTTTGATATGGATTATCTTGAAAATGAGATAAATAAAACATCTGAGGATTTTAGAATGATTATAAAAGCATTGACTGAAAGGCTTAGGGAAACAACGTCAAAACTGGTCAGTTTAACTGCTAAATACTATCAACTTACTGGTAAGACCGAGTAA
- a CDS encoding polymer-forming cytoskeletal protein, translated as MKNAPQIDGFIGAGVVLSGRLVFEGTLRIDGKFQGEIDSSGTLVVGEGAFIDSMSINVDIALISGEVRGVVEAKTKVELHSRSRVYGDIKTPVLVVYKGAFFEGYCEMSKYRQTPSNQVAIEIEG; from the coding sequence GTGAAAAACGCTCCGCAAATAGACGGATTTATCGGCGCAGGTGTTGTTTTAAGCGGCAGACTGGTTTTTGAAGGCACACTCAGAATTGACGGTAAGTTTCAGGGTGAAATTGACTCATCAGGGACCCTTGTAGTAGGGGAGGGCGCCTTCATAGATTCTATGAGCATAAATGTTGATATAGCTTTGATTTCCGGTGAGGTAAGGGGTGTGGTTGAGGCTAAAACCAAAGTAGAGCTTCACTCAAGGAGCAGAGTGTATGGGGATATAAAGACGCCAGTGTTGGTCGTTTACAAAGGGGCTTTTTTTGAAGGTTATTGTGAAATGTCTAAGTACAGGCAGACACCCTCCAATCAGGTTGCCATAGAGATAGAGGGATAA
- a CDS encoding ATP-binding protein, whose protein sequence is MKTYNKITALLAICLFLVVLQGKTHASTRSGQYEKHVLLLNSYNKGYLWTDNQVMGVESLFKEKDDFTLHVEYMDTKRIKSAEYYKILSELFSHKYKRIHFEVIIITDDDALDFVKEYREELFKDIPFVFCGINDYTPAKTEGFKNFTGVNEGADYEATLEVALKLNPGLKHAVVISDMMTTGILEKKSFNDSIGKYKQTINFTYLDNSTMDEVKQYVSKLTPDTAVFYLSFFKDRNGEDFSPSTAVTQITEASLVPVYGGVDYMLRYGIIGGMLKNSFYQGETAGKLALKILNGEKADDIPVIMKSPNKFMFDYNVLQRFDIDASSLPAGATVINKPETFYFKYKRIIWAVTVLIAGLVIFIVVLLVNIQQRIKAQNELVKYQNHLEDLVTERTRELKNAHQQLVESEKMAALGGLVAGVAHEINTPVGIAVTAASHLQDVTSKLSEAINNKTAKKDELFNYFTHATKSSELILTNLERTSELVKSFKLVSADQTSHEMRLFNVRDYIEKVITSLSPKLKHTSVEIKLECPPDIEINSYPGALAQIITNFIMNSLMHAYNETGKGAITIEISKSDDSFTLKYSDDGKGIPEENLSKIFNPFFTTNRAGGGTGLGLHILYNLITQTFKGTINCESIVGKGTTFTVTIPAN, encoded by the coding sequence ATGAAAACATATAATAAGATAACAGCGCTGCTTGCGATTTGTTTGTTTCTTGTAGTGTTGCAAGGAAAAACTCATGCCTCCACCAGAAGCGGTCAGTATGAAAAACACGTGTTATTGCTAAACTCCTACAATAAAGGCTACCTTTGGACTGACAATCAAGTGATGGGAGTTGAGTCTTTGTTTAAAGAAAAAGATGACTTTACCCTGCATGTTGAATACATGGATACAAAACGCATTAAAAGTGCTGAGTACTATAAGATACTAAGTGAGTTATTTAGTCATAAGTACAAAAGAATTCATTTTGAAGTGATAATAATAACTGATGACGATGCGCTTGATTTTGTTAAAGAATATAGAGAAGAGCTTTTTAAAGACATACCTTTTGTTTTTTGCGGCATAAATGATTACACACCGGCAAAAACTGAAGGTTTTAAGAATTTCACCGGTGTCAATGAAGGAGCAGACTATGAGGCAACATTGGAGGTTGCCTTGAAGTTAAATCCAGGGTTAAAACATGCTGTTGTTATAAGCGACATGATGACAACAGGGATTTTAGAAAAGAAATCATTTAATGATTCAATTGGCAAGTATAAACAGACGATTAATTTTACATACCTTGACAACTCAACAATGGATGAGGTTAAGCAATATGTCAGCAAATTAACACCCGACACGGCTGTGTTTTATCTTTCTTTTTTCAAAGACAGAAACGGGGAGGACTTTTCACCGTCAACGGCTGTGACTCAGATAACAGAGGCTTCGTTAGTGCCTGTCTATGGCGGGGTTGACTACATGCTTCGGTATGGGATAATTGGCGGTATGCTAAAAAACAGTTTTTATCAGGGTGAGACTGCCGGAAAACTTGCGCTAAAAATATTAAACGGCGAGAAAGCTGACGATATTCCTGTAATCATGAAAAGCCCTAATAAGTTTATGTTTGATTACAATGTGCTTCAGAGATTTGATATAGACGCCTCATCTTTGCCGGCAGGAGCCACAGTTATAAACAAACCGGAAACGTTTTACTTTAAATACAAACGCATTATATGGGCAGTCACAGTACTTATAGCCGGACTGGTTATCTTTATAGTGGTTCTTCTTGTGAACATTCAACAGCGAATCAAAGCTCAGAATGAGTTGGTAAAGTATCAGAATCATTTGGAGGACCTCGTAACGGAGCGCACACGTGAGTTAAAAAATGCCCATCAGCAGTTGGTTGAGTCTGAAAAAATGGCAGCCCTTGGCGGGTTGGTTGCTGGTGTTGCCCACGAGATAAACACGCCTGTTGGCATTGCAGTTACCGCAGCCTCACACCTGCAGGATGTGACAAGCAAGCTCTCAGAAGCAATAAACAACAAAACCGCCAAAAAAGATGAACTCTTTAACTATTTCACTCATGCCACAAAGTCCAGTGAACTGATACTGACTAATCTTGAGCGAACCTCCGAGCTTGTCAAGAGTTTTAAGCTGGTTTCAGCCGATCAGACATCGCATGAAATGCGTTTGTTTAACGTCAGAGATTACATTGAAAAGGTGATAACAAGCCTGAGTCCTAAATTAAAACATACCTCAGTAGAAATTAAACTTGAGTGTCCGCCTGATATAGAAATAAACAGTTATCCGGGAGCATTGGCACAAATAATCACAAATTTTATCATGAACTCTTTGATGCACGCTTATAACGAAACCGGCAAAGGGGCAATCACCATAGAAATATCAAAAAGCGATGACTCATTTACTCTAAAATACAGTGATGACGGAAAGGGAATCCCAGAGGAAAATCTCAGCAAGATATTTAATCCGTTTTTCACGACAAACAGGGCAGGAGGTGGCACCGGTCTTGGATTGCACATACTTTACAATCTTATCACCCAAACATTTAAAGGCACAATTAATTGCGAAAGCATTGTTGGCAAGGGTACCACTTTTACCGTTACAATACCGGCAAATTGA
- a CDS encoding PAS domain S-box protein produces MTNKNFSSDLQILLDTIPIGVIYIDNKMKVMKVNSFIEKLTGKTNLELTGRPCYEVIAEKVDGQSSDKKPEVCSFCRVQHCLATKTPAVVERSFGEKHIKVTLIPQFDSDGEVSQYLEVIEDITSQLETEQKIVSNSQMQSVVDLILQISLEPIDLKEQLERILDFIFTIPKLALESKGCVFLADEENKRLKIKAQRGLPEPILSTCNELPYNKCICGRVAQSRESIYAPDIDEHHDISYESMPAHGHYCVPIISGQKLLGVLNLYIGRNHKRDTDEEEFLATVANTIANVIERKKAEEVLRDQKEFLRSIVQSTQDAIITINSEGIVLFWNDGAGRTFGYSTDEVVGIPLDFIIPERFRHRHYEGIKRVVSTGESEFIGKTFELEALNRQGFEFPVELSLAMWKDQKEPFFTGIIRDISRRKNAQTELQHSVEKLRKVIGGIIQTIAMTVEVRDPYTAGHQRRVANLARAIATEMKLDEDMIDAIRMAGTIHDIGKIYVPAEILSKPGKLSDIEFSLIKMHSEVGFDILKTIDFPWPVARIVLEHHEKWDGSGYPLGLKGTDILLEARIICVSDVIEAISFHRPYRAGLGIGKAIEEIQKGRGTLFDPDVVDAASALLTEERFKFD; encoded by the coding sequence GTGACCAACAAAAATTTCTCATCTGATTTACAAATACTCCTTGACACAATCCCTATAGGCGTTATTTATATAGATAACAAAATGAAAGTTATGAAAGTCAATAGTTTTATAGAAAAACTAACCGGCAAGACAAACTTAGAACTGACCGGCAGACCGTGTTATGAAGTAATTGCTGAGAAAGTAGATGGGCAAAGCAGTGACAAAAAACCTGAGGTATGCAGTTTCTGTAGAGTTCAACATTGTCTCGCAACAAAAACTCCTGCCGTTGTAGAAAGGTCTTTTGGCGAAAAACATATTAAAGTAACACTCATTCCTCAGTTTGACTCCGATGGAGAGGTATCTCAATATCTTGAAGTAATCGAGGATATTACATCCCAACTTGAGACTGAGCAAAAGATAGTCTCAAACTCTCAGATGCAGTCGGTGGTTGACTTAATACTTCAAATCTCTCTTGAGCCTATAGACTTAAAGGAACAACTGGAGCGTATCCTTGATTTTATATTTACAATACCAAAACTCGCTCTTGAATCAAAGGGCTGCGTGTTTTTAGCCGACGAGGAAAATAAGAGACTCAAGATAAAAGCACAGAGGGGGTTACCTGAACCTATTTTGAGCACTTGTAATGAACTGCCCTATAACAAGTGCATCTGCGGCAGGGTAGCTCAAAGCAGGGAGTCAATATATGCTCCAGATATAGACGAGCATCACGACATCAGTTATGAGTCAATGCCTGCTCACGGTCACTACTGTGTACCAATCATTTCCGGCCAAAAACTGCTTGGAGTTCTTAACCTCTATATTGGCCGCAATCATAAGAGAGACACTGACGAGGAGGAGTTTCTGGCAACTGTGGCAAACACGATTGCTAATGTCATTGAGCGTAAAAAAGCAGAGGAGGTTTTAAGAGATCAGAAGGAGTTTCTCCGCTCCATAGTTCAGTCAACACAGGATGCTATAATTACTATTAACAGTGAGGGCATCGTTTTGTTTTGGAATGACGGCGCTGGAAGAACATTTGGTTACAGTACTGACGAGGTTGTTGGCATTCCTCTTGATTTTATAATTCCTGAAAGATTCAGACACAGACACTACGAGGGCATCAAACGAGTAGTATCCACAGGGGAGTCTGAGTTTATAGGTAAGACCTTTGAGCTTGAAGCCCTTAACAGACAAGGATTTGAATTCCCTGTAGAATTATCTTTGGCTATGTGGAAAGATCAAAAGGAACCTTTCTTTACCGGAATAATAAGAGACATAAGCAGGAGAAAAAACGCACAGACAGAGCTTCAGCACAGTGTTGAGAAATTAAGAAAAGTAATAGGCGGAATAATTCAGACTATAGCAATGACTGTTGAGGTCAGAGACCCCTATACGGCTGGACATCAGCGGCGTGTGGCTAATCTTGCTCGGGCAATAGCCACCGAGATGAAACTTGATGAGGATATGATAGATGCCATACGAATGGCTGGCACGATACATGACATAGGGAAAATCTATGTGCCTGCGGAGATTCTTAGTAAACCCGGGAAACTTAGCGATATAGAATTCAGCCTAATAAAAATGCACTCTGAGGTAGGTTTTGACATATTAAAAACCATAGATTTTCCGTGGCCTGTGGCTCGTATTGTGCTTGAGCATCATGAGAAATGGGATGGCAGCGGCTACCCACTTGGACTTAAGGGCACTGATATATTGCTTGAGGCACGAATAATATGTGTTTCAGATGTAATTGAGGCAATATCATTCCACAGGCCGTACAGAGCCGGACTCGGCATTGGAAAAGCCATCGAGGAGATACAAAAAGGACGGGGCACCCTCTTTGACCCCGATGTAGTTGACGCTGCTTCTGCACTGCTTACTGAGGAAAGATTTAAATTTGACTGA
- a CDS encoding PstS family phosphate ABC transporter substrate-binding protein, translating into MRTKLASFLIFLFLVGLTVKVYAETATVKADGSSTVFPITSAMAEEFQKAEKGKIRVTVGLSGTGGGFKKFCRGETDISDASRPIKETEAELCKSNNIKYIEIPVAYDGLAVLVNPKNTWVKDITVSELKKIWEPEAQGKITKWNQVRSSWPDKEIHLFGMGVDSGTYDYFTEATVGKEHSSRGDYTSSADPNVLVQGISSDANATGFFGVAYYENNKDKLTLVPVINDKKGSTDAVLPTYDNVLKGVYQPLSRPIFIYVSIKSADKPEVKKFVEFYMNNAEKIVKEVGYIALPKTAYPLGLNRFTKRMDGSVFGGHGSQIGVKIEDLLQKESK; encoded by the coding sequence ATGAGGACAAAATTAGCAAGTTTTTTGATATTCCTTTTTTTGGTGGGGCTCACAGTCAAAGTTTATGCGGAAACTGCAACCGTTAAGGCAGACGGCTCATCAACAGTGTTTCCTATAACGTCTGCAATGGCAGAGGAGTTTCAGAAAGCCGAGAAGGGAAAGATTAGAGTGACCGTTGGATTATCCGGCACAGGCGGCGGTTTCAAAAAGTTCTGTAGAGGAGAGACAGACATAAGCGACGCCTCAAGACCAATCAAAGAGACAGAGGCTGAGCTTTGCAAATCCAACAATATAAAATACATAGAAATTCCTGTAGCATATGACGGATTAGCAGTTCTCGTAAACCCTAAAAACACGTGGGTGAAGGATATTACGGTCAGTGAGCTTAAGAAAATCTGGGAACCGGAGGCACAGGGAAAAATTACAAAATGGAATCAGGTAAGATCCAGCTGGCCGGATAAGGAAATTCACCTGTTTGGTATGGGCGTGGACTCAGGCACATACGATTACTTCACGGAAGCAACTGTAGGTAAGGAACACTCAAGCAGGGGCGATTACACATCAAGCGCCGACCCAAACGTATTAGTGCAGGGTATATCATCCGATGCTAACGCAACTGGATTTTTTGGCGTTGCCTATTACGAAAACAACAAGGATAAGCTGACATTAGTACCTGTGATTAATGACAAGAAGGGGAGTACAGACGCTGTGCTTCCAACCTATGATAATGTGCTTAAGGGAGTTTATCAGCCGCTTTCAAGACCAATTTTTATATATGTCAGCATAAAATCTGCCGACAAACCTGAGGTTAAGAAATTTGTAGAATTTTATATGAATAACGCCGAGAAGATTGTAAAAGAGGTCGGTTATATTGCTCTTCCTAAAACTGCCTATCCTTTAGGACTTAACAGATTTACAAAAAGAATGGATGGCTCCGTCTTTGGTGGTCATGGCTCTCAGATTGGCGTAAAAATAGAGGACCTTCTACAGAAAGAGTCTAAATAA
- a CDS encoding polymer-forming cytoskeletal protein, producing MFTKKQDRIETLIGVNSEIKGVITLKGTLRVDGYFEGNVKADWVIVGEKGHIKGDMTANGVVVGGFAEGNIHASEYIEIMSKGRVLGDVFTQKLAIMEGGLFEGHSKMHTSSKTEKEVSVEIRTQIER from the coding sequence ATGTTTACTAAAAAGCAAGACAGGATTGAGACTCTGATAGGCGTAAACTCAGAGATAAAGGGGGTTATAACATTAAAGGGAACCCTTCGCGTGGATGGTTATTTTGAGGGTAACGTGAAAGCAGATTGGGTAATAGTTGGAGAGAAGGGCCATATAAAGGGTGACATGACTGCCAACGGCGTTGTCGTGGGAGGCTTTGCCGAGGGCAATATACACGCCTCTGAATACATAGAGATAATGTCAAAGGGCAGGGTGCTTGGGGATGTGTTTACCCAAAAACTTGCTATTATGGAGGGAGGGCTTTTTGAAGGCCACTCTAAGATGCACACAAGCAGCAAGACGGAAAAAGAAGTATCCGTGGAAATAAGAACTCAGATAGAGCGGTGA
- a CDS encoding TMEM165/GDT1 family protein, translating to MTAFLASVIVVVIAEMGDKTQLLAMCMAARYKWQTVMWGVFVATLANHLLAALAGTYVTRVVPMSYVNVAAAVAFIIFGLWTIKGDDLDCEDKKSEMSPFWTVAVAFFLAEMGDKTQLAAITLAAKYNSMMAVWLGTTLGMMIADAFGIIVGVVMGKSIPEKIVKWIAALIFILYGLYSLYISIL from the coding sequence ATGACAGCATTTTTAGCATCAGTAATTGTAGTGGTAATTGCCGAGATGGGAGATAAGACCCAGCTTCTGGCCATGTGCATGGCGGCAAGGTACAAGTGGCAAACGGTTATGTGGGGAGTTTTTGTGGCAACCCTTGCCAATCATCTGTTAGCGGCGCTTGCAGGCACATATGTCACACGTGTTGTCCCGATGTCTTATGTAAATGTGGCGGCAGCTGTAGCGTTTATTATTTTTGGACTTTGGACTATCAAAGGAGACGACTTAGACTGCGAGGACAAAAAATCTGAGATGAGTCCGTTTTGGACTGTAGCAGTGGCATTTTTTCTGGCTGAGATGGGCGATAAAACACAACTTGCTGCCATCACTCTTGCAGCAAAATATAACTCTATGATGGCTGTGTGGCTTGGTACCACCCTTGGAATGATGATAGCTGATGCCTTTGGTATTATAGTTGGGGTTGTAATGGGTAAAAGTATCCCTGAAAAAATTGTTAAATGGATAGCTGCTCTTATTTTTATACTCTATGGTCTATACAGCCTCTATATCTCAATACTATAA
- a CDS encoding M23 family metallopeptidase — MSGIKRSIKRLFSPITIMIVPHDAEKTYHFKMPSIGILILCGFWFSFTAYMINVGVTTKKYNDLKDKADYYYTQFVEVRSTISSIKKAESQLKTMLSHNKGKEDLFKNFEQADSGSVNIELIRQQIEESVNTVAELKEYLKEQKDVFYSTPTGLPGGDGRISSDFGWRTHPRSGRSEYHTGVDLPMSSGSAVKATADGIVVFADWSAGNGRLVILEHGFGFTTCYAHNSEIAVKVGQQVKRGDVIAYSGSSGNSTGPHVHYEIWKDNVPIDPQPFLHKDT; from the coding sequence ATGTCAGGTATTAAGAGAAGCATAAAGCGGTTATTCAGCCCGATAACGATAATGATTGTTCCCCATGATGCTGAAAAGACATATCATTTTAAGATGCCCTCTATCGGTATCCTGATTCTTTGTGGTTTCTGGTTTTCCTTTACCGCCTATATGATAAATGTGGGTGTGACAACAAAAAAGTATAACGATTTAAAAGATAAAGCTGATTATTATTACACACAGTTTGTAGAGGTAAGGTCAACCATAAGTTCCATTAAAAAAGCTGAGTCGCAGTTAAAGACCATGTTGAGCCACAACAAGGGCAAAGAGGACTTATTTAAAAACTTTGAACAAGCTGATTCCGGTTCCGTAAATATAGAGCTTATAAGGCAGCAGATTGAGGAGTCAGTTAACACAGTGGCAGAGTTGAAAGAATACCTTAAAGAGCAGAAGGATGTTTTTTACTCAACACCTACAGGGCTTCCCGGCGGAGATGGCAGGATAAGTTCAGATTTTGGCTGGAGAACACATCCGCGCAGCGGCAGGAGTGAGTATCACACCGGAGTTGATTTGCCGATGTCATCTGGTTCAGCCGTCAAAGCAACAGCCGATGGCATTGTAGTGTTTGCTGACTGGAGCGCCGGCAACGGGCGGCTCGTCATTTTAGAACACGGCTTTGGTTTTACTACCTGTTATGCCCATAACAGTGAGATAGCCGTTAAGGTTGGACAACAGGTAAAAAGAGGCGATGTGATAGCCTATTCCGGCTCATCTGGTAACTCCACCGGTCCGCACGTCCACTACGAAATTTGGAAAGACAATGTCCCGATAGACCCGCAGCCATTCTTGCATAAGGACACCTAA